In Nocardia asteroides, the following proteins share a genomic window:
- a CDS encoding TetR/AcrR family transcriptional regulator: MPSLTRVPRSARTPPEDRRAEFERRVLHAVEELLSQGTPFTELAVQRIAAASGAARSTFYRYFPDKSSLLIRLGELATAELFAAAERWWSAERTDRQAGVVQAAAAMIEGVRAHRFLLVALSEVAAYDREVGAYWRARVAAFTEVVTARLAAERAAGSVAPQLDPRSTAVILTAMVERTTAYAVAGETGIDDADLAEGLGRAIWLVVYGDAP; encoded by the coding sequence ATGCCGTCGCTGACCCGTGTCCCGCGTTCGGCGCGGACCCCGCCCGAGGACCGTCGTGCCGAGTTCGAGCGGCGGGTGCTGCACGCGGTGGAGGAGCTGCTGTCGCAGGGCACGCCGTTCACCGAGCTGGCGGTGCAGCGCATCGCGGCGGCCTCGGGAGCGGCGAGGTCCACCTTCTACCGGTATTTCCCGGACAAGAGCAGTCTGCTGATCCGGTTGGGGGAGCTGGCGACCGCCGAGCTGTTCGCCGCGGCCGAACGCTGGTGGAGTGCCGAGCGCACCGATCGTCAGGCCGGGGTGGTACAGGCGGCGGCCGCGATGATCGAGGGTGTGCGGGCGCATCGGTTCCTGCTGGTGGCGTTGAGCGAGGTCGCCGCCTACGACCGGGAGGTGGGTGCGTATTGGCGGGCCAGGGTCGCGGCGTTCACCGAGGTCGTGACGGCGCGGCTGGCGGCCGAGCGGGCGGCGGGAAGTGTTGCGCCGCAGCTCGATCCGCGGTCGACCGCGGTGATTCTGACCGCGATGGTGGAGCGGACGACGGCGTACGCGGTGGCGGGGGAGACCGGGATCGATGACGCGGACCTGGCCGAGGGCCTGGGCCGCGCCATCTGGCTGGTCGTCTACGGCGACGCGCCGTGA
- a CDS encoding TetR/AcrR family transcriptional regulator produces the protein MVKTTGEPGENPATPRAYAGVAAEERRARRRGALFEAALDLLAEGGAPAVTKRAVCARARLNDRYFYEQFADRDALLSELLDELTTEGIAAVITATRAAEPDLHSQVRAAADAALGFLIADPRRHAVLLNAHSTEALQAARLSTQHAIAASVASVGQEILPESPTDARDLSMAAYVVVSGTLELVAAWMRGEFDTTREHLTDIIAGQLLQIRNPDIARLAPGERT, from the coding sequence ATGGTCAAGACGACGGGTGAGCCCGGCGAGAACCCCGCCACGCCACGGGCCTACGCGGGCGTGGCCGCCGAGGAGCGCCGCGCCCGCCGGCGCGGCGCCCTGTTCGAGGCGGCGCTGGACCTGCTGGCCGAGGGCGGCGCGCCGGCGGTCACCAAGCGGGCGGTCTGCGCGCGGGCCCGGCTCAACGATCGCTACTTCTACGAGCAGTTCGCCGACCGCGACGCCCTGCTCTCGGAACTGCTCGACGAGCTCACCACCGAGGGCATCGCGGCGGTCATCACCGCGACCAGGGCCGCCGAACCCGACCTGCACAGCCAGGTGCGGGCCGCCGCCGACGCCGCGCTCGGATTCCTGATCGCCGACCCGCGCAGGCACGCGGTGCTGCTCAATGCGCACAGCACCGAGGCGCTGCAGGCGGCGCGGCTGTCGACCCAGCACGCCATCGCCGCCTCGGTGGCCTCGGTGGGCCAGGAGATCCTGCCGGAATCGCCGACCGACGCGCGGGATCTGTCCATGGCCGCCTATGTCGTGGTGAGTGGGACTCTCGAGCTGGTGGCGGCCTGGATGCGCGGGGAATTCGACACCACCCGTGAGCATCTCACCGACATCATCGCCGGGCAGCTGCTGCAGATCCGCAACCCCGACATCGCGCGCCTGGCACCGGGCGAGCGGACCTAG
- a CDS encoding GDSL-type esterase/lipase family protein gives MSADLRIFFLGDSFVQGIGDPEYRGWPGRVLAASGPSITAFNLGIRRNTSDDVQRRCWNEIEPRTMTGADHRLVLSFGSNDAVEEDGVVRVDPDRTIANLTSILDQASRRDIAVLVVGPPPVVDAGAPHLDRTTALAQRLAALCQARSVPFVPVTTALSTDPSWRAEALAGDGAHPEAGGYQRLAELVLAHGWRDWIGR, from the coding sequence GTGAGTGCAGATCTGCGAATCTTCTTCCTCGGCGACTCCTTCGTCCAGGGCATCGGCGACCCCGAGTACCGCGGCTGGCCCGGGCGGGTACTGGCCGCCTCCGGTCCGTCGATCACCGCGTTCAACCTCGGCATCCGCCGCAACACCTCCGACGACGTACAGCGCCGCTGCTGGAACGAGATCGAGCCGCGCACCATGACCGGGGCCGACCACCGGCTGGTGCTGTCGTTCGGCAGCAACGACGCCGTCGAGGAGGACGGCGTGGTGCGCGTGGACCCCGACCGCACCATCGCCAACCTGACCTCGATCCTGGACCAGGCGAGCCGCCGCGACATCGCGGTGCTCGTCGTGGGCCCGCCGCCCGTCGTCGACGCGGGCGCACCGCACCTGGACCGGACCACCGCACTCGCACAGCGGCTGGCGGCGCTGTGTCAGGCGCGATCGGTCCCGTTCGTCCCGGTGACCACGGCACTGTCGACCGACCCGAGCTGGCGTGCCGAGGCCCTGGCCGGCGACGGCGCCCACCCCGAGGCGGGCGGCTACCAGCGCCTGGCCGAGCTCGTGCTCGCGCACGGCTGGCGGGACTGGATCGGCCGCTAG
- a CDS encoding TetR/AcrR family transcriptional regulator, with protein MRAAGEATRERILAAAKAEFSEFGIAGARINRIAAAANASKDRLYAYFPGKFELYVAVTERWTSETAAETALRADDVPGYVGRLFDHFVAHPDNARLQAWADLEPEGDHIGPVLRRTIDAKLTELRRGQREGLLTTAVPPVMLLRMLSDLTRTNAMQARFAAERGDTEQLAKRRAATVFAAARIAAP; from the coding sequence ATGCGTGCGGCAGGTGAGGCGACCAGGGAACGGATCCTGGCCGCGGCGAAGGCGGAATTCTCCGAGTTCGGCATCGCGGGCGCCCGGATCAACCGGATCGCGGCCGCGGCCAACGCCAGCAAAGACCGCCTCTACGCCTACTTTCCGGGCAAATTCGAGCTCTACGTGGCCGTGACCGAGCGCTGGACCAGCGAAACCGCCGCCGAGACCGCGCTGCGCGCCGACGACGTCCCCGGCTACGTCGGCCGCCTGTTCGACCACTTCGTCGCCCACCCCGACAATGCCCGCCTGCAGGCCTGGGCCGACCTCGAACCCGAGGGCGACCACATCGGCCCGGTCCTGCGCCGCACCATCGACGCCAAACTCACCGAACTGCGCCGCGGTCAGCGCGAAGGGCTGCTCACCACCGCCGTACCGCCCGTCATGCTCCTGCGCATGCTCTCGGACCTGACCCGCACCAATGCCATGCAGGCCCGGTTCGCGGCCGAACGCGGCGACACCGAACAGCTCGCGAAACGCCGCGCCGCCACCGTTTTCGCCGCCGCCCGCATCGCCGCACCGTGA
- a CDS encoding oxygenase MpaB family protein, which produces MTCPVLHTTEIPTTEHVSDAVARFERVGGSVLFGLFAVGLFDQPMLPPVSAALEATGRSRNQPWERALRTAAADQLIYHGEEPDAATEAERLMLLHRDVKGIGPDGQRYSALNPQAWNWILYSTFFVQRGAYVALTGTEPTPAENQAIWDHYRHKTRGLHLPGNSAPIADYPALVAHYERMATEELHVTPALTAAVDSVRHSPLPHFLPAVAGPMWRLGSPLISHLVLVLGIGIMHPAVRARMPYTWTRRHDREFDAVTAILRVTFDRLPAAVTDSPMARNRRKYRKLVDRYRDVGLTSFAPEHARR; this is translated from the coding sequence ATGACCTGCCCCGTGCTCCACACCACGGAAATCCCCACTACCGAACACGTTTCCGACGCGGTCGCCCGCTTCGAACGCGTCGGCGGATCGGTCCTGTTCGGCCTGTTCGCGGTGGGCCTGTTCGACCAGCCCATGCTCCCGCCGGTCTCCGCCGCCCTGGAAGCCACCGGCCGCTCGCGCAACCAGCCGTGGGAACGCGCCCTGCGCACCGCCGCCGCCGACCAGCTCATCTACCACGGCGAAGAACCCGACGCCGCCACCGAAGCCGAACGCCTGATGCTGCTGCACCGCGACGTCAAAGGCATCGGACCCGACGGACAGCGCTACTCCGCGCTCAACCCGCAGGCCTGGAACTGGATCCTGTACTCCACGTTCTTCGTCCAGCGCGGCGCTTACGTCGCCCTCACCGGCACCGAACCCACGCCCGCCGAGAACCAGGCCATCTGGGACCACTACCGGCACAAGACCCGCGGCCTGCACCTGCCCGGCAACTCGGCGCCGATCGCGGACTACCCCGCACTGGTCGCCCACTACGAACGCATGGCCACCGAAGAACTCCACGTGACACCGGCACTGACCGCCGCGGTCGACTCGGTCCGCCACTCCCCGCTGCCGCACTTCCTGCCCGCCGTGGCCGGACCGATGTGGCGCCTGGGCTCACCCCTGATCAGCCACCTGGTGCTCGTGCTCGGCATCGGCATCATGCACCCCGCCGTGCGCGCCCGCATGCCCTACACCTGGACCCGCCGCCACGACCGCGAATTCGACGCCGTCACCGCGATCCTGCGGGTGACGTTCGACCGGCTGCCCGCCGCCGTCACCGACTCGCCGATGGCCCGCAACCGGCGCAAATACCGCAAGCTGGTGGACCGCTACCGGGACGTGGGACTCACCTCCTTCGCCCCCGAACACGCCCGCCGCTGA